One segment of Pseudomonas asgharzadehiana DNA contains the following:
- a CDS encoding response regulator transcription factor: protein MSDEIQVEGEELPHLLLVDDDATFTRVMARAMSRRGFRVSTAGSAEEGLTIAQADLPDYAALDLKMDGDSGLVLLPKLLELDPEMRVVILTGYSSIATAVEAIKRGACNYLCKPADADDVLAALLSEHADLDTLVPENPMSVDRLQWEHIQRVLTEHEGNISATARALGMHRRTLQRKLQKRPVRR, encoded by the coding sequence ATGAGTGACGAGATCCAAGTCGAAGGCGAAGAACTGCCGCACCTGTTGCTGGTAGATGACGACGCCACTTTTACCCGCGTGATGGCGCGCGCCATGAGCCGTCGCGGTTTCCGTGTAAGCACCGCCGGTTCCGCCGAAGAAGGCCTGACCATCGCCCAGGCCGACCTGCCGGACTACGCCGCGCTCGACCTGAAAATGGACGGCGATTCCGGCCTGGTGCTGCTGCCCAAGTTGTTGGAACTGGACCCGGAAATGCGCGTGGTGATCCTCACCGGTTACTCCAGCATTGCCACCGCCGTCGAGGCTATCAAGCGCGGCGCCTGCAACTACCTGTGCAAACCGGCGGATGCCGATGATGTACTGGCCGCCTTGCTTTCCGAGCACGCCGATCTCGACACCCTGGTGCCGGAAAACCCAATGTCGGTAGACCGCTTGCAGTGGGAACACATCCAGCGCGTGCTGACCGAACACGAAGGCAATATCTCCGCCACCGCGCGTGCCCTGGGCATGCACCGCCGCACCCTGCAACGCAAGTTGCAAAAACGTCCGGTACGACGCTGA
- a CDS encoding YhcB family protein has translation MEHSLLVWLLPTLALVAGVAIGFLVARLLPNAAPNRTQRQLDDIQERFDSYQNEVVTHFNSTATLVKKLTQSYQEVQDHLADGANRLALDDITRQRLLAALHSDAPQTPRERLTPPRENQEPPRDYAPKTPNAPGMLDEHYGLKK, from the coding sequence GTGGAACACTCGCTCTTAGTTTGGTTGTTGCCGACTCTTGCCCTGGTTGCCGGTGTCGCCATTGGATTCCTGGTTGCTCGCCTGCTGCCGAATGCCGCGCCTAACCGCACGCAGCGTCAGTTGGATGACATTCAGGAACGTTTTGACAGTTATCAGAACGAGGTTGTTACCCACTTCAATAGCACCGCGACCCTGGTCAAGAAGCTCACTCAGAGCTACCAGGAAGTACAGGATCACCTCGCCGATGGCGCAAACCGCCTAGCCCTCGACGACATCACCCGTCAGCGCCTGCTGGCCGCGCTGCATTCCGATGCTCCGCAAACCCCACGGGAACGCCTGACCCCACCTCGGGAAAACCAGGAGCCACCACGGGACTACGCACCCAAAACGCCAAACGCTCCAGGCATGCTGGATGAGCATTACGGCTTGAAGAAGTAA
- a CDS encoding ABC transporter ATP-binding protein/permease, protein MNQNAEYSAVNDAVRGQFLRRTWAMITPYWRSEEKGKAWLLLAVVIGLSLFSVAISVWLNHWYKDFYNALEKKDTAAFWQQIVYFCGIATVAILGAVYRLYLTQMLTIRWRAWLTDKHFARWLGDKNYYQLEQGGYTDNPDQRISEDLNSFTSNTLSLGLGLLRNVVSLVSFSVILWGVSGSIDVFGITIPGYMFWCALLYAAVGSWLTHLIGRRLIGLSNQQQRFEADLRFSMVRVRENAESIALYNGEPNEKQRLSARFGKVWHNYWDIMKVSKRLTFFTAGYEQIAIVFAFIVAAPRYFAGKIELGELMQINSAFGNVQGNFSWFISAYSDLAGWRATSDRLLSFQQAMTENEQRPAAIDVSTQGERLVVQGLGMNLGDGRHLLTDANMIVEPGQRVMLSGRSGSGKSTLLRAMGHLWPAGHGSIRLPAKRYLFLPQKPYLPIGTLKAVLSYPQEDSVYSPERYAQVLQTCRLAHLVVRLDEANHWQRMLSPGEQQRLAFARALLFAPQWLYMDEATSAMDEEDEATLYQALIDELPGLSIVSVGHRSSLKRFHERHVRIEGGWLQEQPVA, encoded by the coding sequence ATGAATCAGAACGCTGAGTACTCCGCGGTCAATGACGCAGTGCGTGGGCAATTCTTGCGCCGAACCTGGGCGATGATCACGCCTTACTGGCGCAGTGAAGAGAAGGGCAAGGCCTGGCTGCTGCTGGCCGTGGTGATTGGTTTGTCGCTGTTCAGCGTGGCCATTTCGGTGTGGCTCAACCATTGGTACAAGGACTTCTACAACGCCCTGGAGAAAAAGGACACCGCTGCGTTCTGGCAGCAGATCGTCTATTTCTGCGGTATCGCCACGGTGGCGATTCTGGGCGCGGTGTACCGCCTCTACCTGACCCAGATGCTGACTATTCGCTGGCGTGCGTGGCTTACCGACAAGCACTTTGCACGTTGGCTGGGCGACAAAAATTACTACCAGTTGGAGCAGGGCGGCTACACCGATAACCCGGACCAGCGGATCTCCGAAGACCTCAACAGCTTTACCTCCAACACCCTGAGCCTGGGCCTTGGGCTGTTGCGCAATGTCGTCAGCCTGGTGTCGTTTTCGGTGATTTTGTGGGGCGTGTCGGGCAGCATTGATGTGTTCGGCATCACCATTCCCGGCTATATGTTTTGGTGCGCGTTGCTCTACGCCGCTGTCGGCAGTTGGCTGACGCACCTGATCGGGCGTCGTTTGATCGGCTTGAGTAACCAGCAACAACGTTTCGAAGCGGACCTGCGTTTCTCCATGGTGCGGGTGCGGGAGAATGCCGAAAGCATCGCCCTGTACAACGGCGAGCCTAACGAGAAGCAGCGTCTGAGCGCGCGGTTCGGCAAGGTCTGGCATAACTATTGGGACATCATGAAAGTGTCCAAGCGTTTGACGTTTTTCACCGCCGGCTATGAGCAGATTGCAATCGTCTTTGCGTTTATCGTCGCGGCGCCGCGGTATTTCGCCGGCAAGATCGAGCTGGGCGAGTTGATGCAAATCAACTCCGCATTCGGCAACGTGCAGGGCAACTTCAGCTGGTTTATCAGCGCGTATTCCGACCTCGCCGGCTGGCGCGCGACCAGCGACCGTCTATTGAGCTTTCAGCAGGCCATGACTGAAAACGAGCAACGCCCGGCAGCCATCGATGTGAGCACGCAGGGTGAACGCCTGGTGGTGCAAGGCTTGGGCATGAACCTGGGCGATGGTCGCCACTTGCTGACCGACGCCAACATGATCGTTGAGCCGGGCCAGCGCGTCATGCTCAGCGGCCGTTCCGGCAGCGGCAAAAGTACCTTGTTGCGCGCGATGGGCCATCTGTGGCCGGCGGGTCACGGCAGCATTCGCCTGCCGGCCAAGCGTTACCTGTTCCTGCCGCAGAAGCCCTACCTGCCGATCGGCACACTGAAGGCCGTGTTGAGTTACCCACAGGAAGACAGCGTCTACTCGCCGGAACGTTATGCACAGGTCCTGCAAACGTGCCGCTTGGCGCACCTGGTCGTGCGCCTGGACGAAGCCAATCATTGGCAACGCATGCTCTCACCGGGCGAGCAACAACGCTTGGCATTCGCCCGCGCCTTGTTGTTCGCGCCGCAGTGGTTGTACATGGATGAAGCGACCTCTGCCATGGATGAAGAGGACGAGGCGACGCTGTATCAAGCGTTGATCGATGAATTGCCGGGGCTGAGCATCGTCAGTGTCGGACATCGCAGCAGCCTCAAGCGTTTCCATGAGCGGCATGTGCGGATCGAGGGTGGTTGGCTGCAGGAGCAACCCGTGGCCTAA
- a CDS encoding ABC transporter substrate-binding protein yields the protein MLKHAVLPLLVSAGLMAAAPFAQAATNLVFCSEGSPAGFDPGQYTTGTDFDASAETMFNRLSQFERGGTAVIPGLATSWDVSPDGLTYTFHLREGVKFHTTPYFKPTREFSADDVLFTFNRMINKDDPFRKAYPTEFPYFTDMGMDTNIKNIEKIDEHTVKFTLGTVDAAFIQNLAMSFASIQSAEYAAQLLKNGTPQDINQKPIGTGPFVFKSYQKDSNIRYTGNKDYWNPADVKIDNLIFAITTDPSVRIQKLKKNECQITLFPRPADLKALGEDKDLKLPHQAGFNLGYVAYNVMDKVKGDDKPNPLADLRVRQALDMAVNKQQIIDSVYQGAGQLAVNAMPPTQWSYDTTIKDAKYDPEKAKALLKEAGIKEGTEIVLWAMPVQRPYNPNAKLMAEMLQNDWSKIGLKVKITSYEWGEYIKRSKGGENQAMIIGWSGDNGDPDNWLNVLFGCDSLNGNNFSKWCDKKFDGIVKEAKATSDVAKRTELYKQAQHILKDAVPMTPIAHSTVYQPMRTTVQDFKISPFGLNSFYGVSVSGK from the coding sequence ATGCTTAAACACGCAGTCCTTCCGTTATTAGTGAGCGCGGGCCTTATGGCCGCAGCCCCTTTTGCCCAAGCGGCAACTAACCTGGTGTTCTGCTCCGAAGGGAGCCCGGCCGGTTTCGATCCAGGCCAGTACACCACCGGAACAGACTTCGATGCCTCGGCCGAAACCATGTTCAACCGTCTGAGCCAGTTCGAACGTGGCGGCACCGCCGTTATTCCGGGCCTGGCCACCAGCTGGGACGTGTCCCCGGATGGCCTGACGTACACCTTCCACCTGCGCGAAGGCGTCAAGTTCCATACCACCCCGTACTTCAAGCCTACTCGTGAATTCTCGGCTGACGACGTACTGTTCACCTTCAACCGGATGATCAATAAAGACGATCCGTTCCGTAAGGCCTACCCCACCGAGTTCCCGTACTTCACGGACATGGGGATGGACACCAACATCAAGAACATCGAGAAAATCGACGAGCACACCGTCAAGTTCACCCTTGGCACCGTGGACGCAGCCTTCATCCAGAACCTGGCAATGAGCTTCGCGTCGATCCAGTCGGCTGAATATGCCGCCCAACTGTTGAAGAACGGCACGCCACAGGACATCAACCAGAAGCCGATCGGCACTGGCCCGTTCGTATTCAAGAGCTACCAGAAAGACTCGAACATTCGCTACACCGGCAACAAGGACTACTGGAACCCTGCCGATGTGAAGATCGACAACCTGATCTTCGCCATCACCACCGACCCGTCGGTGCGTATCCAGAAGCTCAAGAAAAACGAATGTCAGATCACCCTGTTCCCACGCCCGGCCGACCTGAAGGCGCTGGGCGAAGACAAGGACCTGAAACTGCCGCACCAGGCCGGTTTCAACCTCGGTTATGTGGCTTACAACGTGATGGACAAGGTCAAAGGCGACGACAAGCCCAACCCACTGGCTGACCTGCGCGTTCGCCAAGCGTTGGACATGGCGGTGAACAAGCAACAGATCATCGACTCCGTTTACCAAGGTGCGGGCCAGCTGGCGGTCAACGCCATGCCACCGACCCAGTGGTCCTACGACACCACCATCAAGGATGCCAAGTACGACCCGGAGAAAGCCAAGGCGCTGCTCAAGGAAGCCGGCATCAAGGAGGGCACCGAGATCGTGCTCTGGGCCATGCCGGTTCAGCGTCCGTACAACCCGAACGCCAAGCTGATGGCTGAGATGCTGCAGAACGACTGGTCCAAGATCGGCCTGAAGGTCAAGATCACCAGCTATGAGTGGGGCGAGTACATCAAGCGTTCCAAAGGCGGCGAGAACCAGGCCATGATCATTGGCTGGAGCGGCGACAATGGTGACCCGGACAACTGGCTGAACGTGCTGTTCGGCTGCGATTCGCTGAACGGCAACAACTTCTCCAAATGGTGCGACAAAAAATTCGATGGCATCGTGAAAGAAGCCAAGGCTACCTCGGATGTCGCCAAACGCACCGAGCTGTACAAGCAGGCGCAACATATCCTCAAAGATGCAGTCCCGATGACACCTATCGCGCACTCGACGGTGTATCAACCCATGCGCACGACCGTGCAGGACTTCAAGATCAGCCCGTTTGGCTTGAATTCCTTCTACGGCGTGAGCGTAAGCGGCAAGTAA
- a CDS encoding ABC transporter substrate-binding protein — protein MGQAADKKSLVFCSEGSPAGFDTAQYTTATDNDAAEPLYNRLVEFEKGATNVIPGLATKWDISEDGLTYTFHLREGVKFHSNKEFKPTRDFNADDVLFTFNRMLDPDHPFRKAYPTEFPYFNGMSLNKNIAKVEKTDAHTVVMTLNTVDAAFVQNIAMSFAAILSAEYAEQLLKSGKPSDINQKPIGTGPFVFQRYQKDSQIRYAGNKQYWDPSRVQLDQLIFAINTDASVRVQKLKAGECQVTLHPRPADVDALKADPNLQLLTKPGFNLGYIAYNVRHKPFDQLEVRQALDMAVNKQSILNAVYQGAGQLAVNAMPPTQWSYDDTIKDAAYNPEKAKELLKAAGVKEGTEITLWAMPVQRPYNPNAKLMAEMLQNDWAKIGLKVKIVSYEWGEYIKRTKNGEHDVSLIGWTGDNGDPDNWLGTLYSCDAIGGNNYSMWCDPAYDKLIKQAKVVTDREQRTALYKQAQQLLKQQVPITPVAHSTVNQPLSAKVEGFKVSPFGRNVFSGVSITP, from the coding sequence ATGGGCCAAGCCGCCGACAAGAAGAGCCTGGTGTTCTGCTCCGAAGGCAGCCCGGCAGGCTTTGATACCGCGCAGTACACCACCGCCACCGACAACGATGCGGCCGAGCCGCTGTATAACCGCCTGGTCGAGTTTGAAAAAGGCGCGACCAACGTGATACCTGGCCTGGCGACCAAGTGGGATATTTCCGAAGACGGCCTGACCTACACCTTCCACCTGCGTGAAGGGGTGAAATTCCACAGCAACAAGGAGTTCAAGCCGACCCGGGACTTCAATGCCGACGACGTGCTGTTCACCTTCAACCGCATGCTGGACCCCGACCACCCGTTTCGTAAGGCCTACCCCACCGAGTTTCCGTACTTCAACGGGATGAGCCTGAACAAGAACATCGCCAAGGTCGAGAAGACCGACGCGCATACCGTGGTGATGACGCTGAACACGGTGGACGCCGCGTTCGTGCAGAACATCGCCATGAGCTTTGCGGCGATTCTTTCCGCCGAGTACGCCGAGCAGTTACTCAAGAGCGGCAAGCCCAGCGACATCAACCAAAAGCCGATCGGCACCGGCCCGTTCGTGTTCCAGCGCTACCAGAAAGACTCGCAGATCCGCTATGCGGGCAACAAACAGTACTGGGACCCGAGCCGGGTCCAACTCGATCAACTGATCTTCGCCATCAACACCGACGCCTCGGTGCGCGTGCAGAAACTCAAGGCCGGCGAATGCCAGGTGACCCTGCATCCGCGCCCGGCTGACGTCGATGCGCTCAAGGCCGACCCCAACCTGCAATTGCTGACCAAGCCGGGCTTTAACCTCGGTTACATCGCCTACAACGTGCGCCACAAGCCGTTCGATCAGCTCGAAGTGCGCCAGGCGCTGGACATGGCGGTGAACAAGCAGAGCATCCTGAACGCCGTGTACCAGGGCGCGGGGCAGTTGGCGGTCAACGCCATGCCGCCGACCCAGTGGTCCTACGACGACACCATCAAGGACGCCGCCTACAACCCGGAAAAAGCCAAGGAACTGCTCAAGGCCGCCGGCGTGAAGGAAGGCACCGAGATCACCCTGTGGGCGATGCCGGTACAACGTCCGTATAACCCCAACGCCAAGCTGATGGCCGAAATGCTGCAGAACGATTGGGCCAAGATCGGCCTGAAAGTGAAGATCGTCAGCTACGAGTGGGGCGAATACATCAAGCGCACCAAAAATGGTGAGCACGATGTCAGCCTGATCGGCTGGACCGGCGACAACGGTGACCCGGACAACTGGCTGGGCACCCTCTACAGCTGCGACGCCATCGGCGGGAACAACTACTCCATGTGGTGTGACCCGGCGTACGACAAGCTGATCAAGCAAGCCAAGGTCGTCACCGACCGTGAACAACGGACTGCTCTGTACAAACAGGCGCAGCAATTGCTCAAGCAGCAAGTGCCGATCACGCCTGTCGCCCACTCGACGGTCAACCAGCCGTTAAGCGCCAAAGTCGAAGGCTTCAAGGTAAGCCCCTTCGGCCGCAACGTGTTCTCGGGCGTCAGTATCACCCCATAA
- a CDS encoding ATP-binding protein, translating into MLAAVKLTSATRQNLWRLTFIRTLVLAAQAGSVGLAYWFDLLPLPWLPLGVTLGFSTVLCVFTAIRLRTTWPVTELEYALQLACDLFIHSVLLYFSGGSTNPFVSYYLVPLTIAAVTLPWRYSVVLSGIALTLYTLLLAQFYPLQTFPIARENLQIYGMWLSFALSAAVITFFAARMAEELRRQEELRAIRREEGLRDQQLLAVATQAAGAAHELGTPLATMSVLLNEMTQDHHDPVLQEDLGVLREQVKQCKQTLQQLVRAAEANRRLAVEMQDVTHWLDEALNRWHLMRPEASYRFHLLGQGTVPRMAPPPDLTQALLNLLNNAADACPEGLGVQLDWDMENVTISIRDHGAGVPLAIAEQIGKPFFTTKGKGFGLGLFLSKASVTRAGGSVKLYSHEEGGTLTELRLPRVARGDIDE; encoded by the coding sequence ATGCTCGCCGCCGTAAAACTGACTTCCGCCACCCGCCAGAACCTCTGGCGCCTGACGTTCATTCGTACCCTGGTACTGGCCGCACAGGCCGGTTCGGTTGGGCTTGCCTATTGGTTCGACCTGCTGCCGCTGCCCTGGCTGCCACTGGGCGTGACCCTCGGGTTCTCCACCGTGCTTTGCGTGTTTACCGCGATCCGGTTGCGCACCACCTGGCCGGTGACCGAGTTGGAATATGCCCTGCAATTGGCTTGCGACTTATTTATCCACAGTGTGTTGCTGTATTTCTCCGGTGGTTCCACCAACCCGTTCGTTTCGTATTACCTGGTGCCGCTGACCATCGCTGCGGTGACGTTGCCGTGGCGCTATTCGGTGGTGCTGTCGGGCATCGCGCTGACCTTGTATACCTTGTTGTTGGCCCAGTTCTATCCGTTGCAGACGTTTCCCATCGCCCGAGAAAACCTGCAGATCTATGGGATGTGGTTGAGTTTTGCGTTGTCCGCCGCCGTGATCACTTTTTTTGCGGCGCGCATGGCCGAAGAGCTGCGCCGCCAGGAAGAACTGCGCGCTATCCGCCGTGAAGAGGGGCTGCGTGACCAGCAACTGCTGGCCGTCGCCACCCAGGCCGCGGGTGCCGCTCACGAGTTGGGCACGCCGCTGGCCACCATGAGCGTTTTGCTCAACGAAATGACGCAGGATCACCACGACCCCGTCCTGCAAGAAGATCTCGGCGTATTGCGCGAGCAGGTCAAGCAATGCAAGCAAACCTTGCAGCAACTGGTGCGTGCCGCCGAAGCCAATCGCCGCCTGGCGGTGGAGATGCAGGACGTCACCCACTGGCTCGATGAGGCCCTGAACCGCTGGCACCTGATGCGTCCCGAGGCCAGCTACCGCTTCCATCTGCTGGGGCAGGGTACCGTGCCGCGCATGGCACCGCCGCCGGACCTGACCCAGGCGCTGCTCAACCTGCTCAACAATGCCGCCGACGCTTGCCCCGAAGGCCTGGGCGTGCAGTTGGACTGGGATATGGAAAACGTGACCATCAGCATTCGCGACCACGGTGCCGGCGTGCCGCTGGCCATTGCCGAGCAGATCGGCAAACCGTTCTTTACCACCAAAGGCAAAGGCTTCGGCCTCGGCCTGTTTTTGAGCAAGGCCAGCGTGACCCGCGCGGGCGGCTCAGTGAAGCTCTATAGTCATGAGGAAGGTGGCACGCTCACCGAGCTGCGCCTGCCCCGTGTCGCACGAGGAGATATCGATGAGTGA
- a CDS encoding SIMPL domain-containing protein (The SIMPL domain is named for its presence in mouse protein SIMPL (signalling molecule that associates with mouse pelle-like kinase). Bacterial member BP26, from Brucella, was shown to assemble into a channel-like structure, while YggE from E. coli has been associated with resistance to oxidative stress.), giving the protein MSRFTRNAAIITLSVGTLASVPAQAGDDLHYNQISLRAEASQEVARDKMIVTLYTESQNADPAKLAAEITTTLNKALGQAREVKAVTLRQGSRNSYPIYDNKNQKITGWRERAELRLESADFPALSKLTGELLNTLKMQNMDFAIADATRKASEDALLKDAVTAFKARAQLATDALGGKGYKIVNLNFNTNGYPQPYARGAMMMKAAAMEDSAIPEVEAGTSQVTMSADGVIEVIQ; this is encoded by the coding sequence ATGTCACGTTTCACTCGCAATGCAGCCATCATCACCCTCAGCGTCGGCACCCTGGCCAGCGTTCCGGCACAGGCTGGCGATGACCTTCATTACAACCAGATCTCCCTGCGCGCCGAAGCCAGCCAGGAAGTGGCCCGCGACAAGATGATCGTCACCCTCTACACCGAGTCCCAGAACGCCGACCCGGCCAAGCTCGCCGCCGAAATCACCACCACTCTCAACAAGGCCCTGGGCCAGGCCCGCGAAGTCAAGGCCGTGACCCTGCGCCAGGGCAGCCGTAACAGCTACCCGATCTACGACAACAAGAACCAAAAGATCACCGGCTGGCGTGAGCGCGCCGAACTGCGCCTCGAAAGCGCGGATTTCCCGGCGTTGTCCAAACTCACCGGCGAACTGCTTAACACCCTGAAAATGCAAAACATGGATTTCGCCATCGCCGACGCCACGCGCAAAGCCAGCGAAGATGCCCTGCTCAAGGACGCAGTCACTGCATTCAAAGCCCGTGCGCAACTGGCCACCGACGCGCTGGGCGGCAAGGGCTACAAGATCGTCAACTTGAACTTCAATACCAATGGCTACCCACAACCTTACGCCCGTGGCGCGATGATGATGAAAGCGGCGGCCATGGAGGACTCGGCGATCCCTGAGGTCGAGGCCGGTACCAGCCAGGTCACGATGTCTGCCGATGGTGTGATCGAAGTTATTCAGTAG
- a CDS encoding ABC transporter substrate-binding protein encodes MDRIALKPLLLAAGLLAFMPMAHAASTLVYCSEASPAGFDPSQYTSGTDFDASAETVFNRLTQFKRGGTEVEPGLATRWEVSQDGLAYTFHLRDGVKFHTTDFFTPTRDFNADDVLFTFNRLLDADSPFRKAYPSESPYFTDMGLNTTIKNVEKLDDHTVRFNLNNVDAAFVQNLAMSFASVQSAEYAAQLLKQGTASDINQKPVGTGPFVFKRYQKDSQIRYSANKQYWKPEDVKLDNLVFAITPDAASRLQKLKAGECQVSGYPRPADIEVMKQDPNLRVLQQAGFNLGFLAYNVNRPPLDQLKVRQALDMAIDKPAIIKAVYQSAGQLAQNALPPAQWSYDPTIKDAPYDPAKARALLKEAGVAPGTTINLWAMTVQRASNPNARMSAQMIQQDWEKIGIKANIVSYEWGEYIKRAKNGEHDTMIYGWTGDNGDPDNWLGVLYSCAAVKGSNYAKWCNPAYDKLVQQAKLSSDREQRIKWYQQAQKILKEQVPITPIANSTVFQPLRKEVKDFKISPFGLTPFYGVSLDK; translated from the coding sequence ATGGACAGAATCGCGTTGAAACCGCTCCTCCTCGCCGCCGGGCTGCTGGCGTTCATGCCGATGGCCCACGCCGCCAGCACCCTGGTCTATTGCTCTGAAGCCAGCCCCGCCGGTTTCGACCCGAGCCAGTACACCAGCGGCACCGATTTTGATGCGTCGGCCGAAACCGTGTTCAACCGCCTGACCCAGTTCAAGCGCGGCGGCACCGAAGTCGAACCCGGCCTGGCGACACGCTGGGAGGTGTCCCAGGACGGCCTGGCATACACCTTCCACCTACGTGATGGCGTCAAGTTTCATACCACTGACTTCTTCACCCCTACCCGCGATTTCAATGCGGACGATGTGCTGTTCACTTTCAACCGCCTGCTGGATGCCGACAGCCCGTTCCGCAAGGCCTACCCGTCCGAATCGCCGTATTTCACCGACATGGGCTTGAACACTACGATCAAGAATGTCGAAAAACTCGACGACCACACCGTGCGTTTCAACCTGAATAACGTCGACGCCGCCTTCGTGCAAAACCTGGCCATGAGCTTCGCCTCGGTGCAATCGGCCGAATACGCTGCGCAATTACTCAAACAGGGCACGGCCTCGGACATCAATCAGAAGCCGGTGGGTACCGGGCCATTTGTGTTCAAGCGTTACCAGAAGGATTCGCAGATTCGTTACTCGGCCAATAAACAGTACTGGAAGCCCGAGGATGTGAAACTCGACAACCTGGTGTTCGCCATCACCCCGGATGCGGCGTCGCGCCTGCAGAAACTCAAGGCCGGCGAATGCCAAGTCAGCGGCTACCCACGCCCCGCCGACATCGAGGTGATGAAACAGGACCCGAACCTGCGCGTGTTGCAGCAGGCCGGGTTCAACCTGGGCTTTTTGGCCTACAACGTCAATCGCCCGCCGCTGGACCAACTCAAGGTGCGCCAGGCACTGGACATGGCCATCGACAAGCCGGCAATCATCAAGGCCGTGTACCAAAGCGCCGGACAATTGGCGCAGAACGCCCTGCCACCGGCGCAGTGGTCTTATGACCCGACCATCAAGGACGCCCCATACGATCCGGCCAAGGCCCGGGCGCTACTAAAAGAAGCAGGGGTTGCACCGGGGACCACCATCAACCTATGGGCAATGACCGTACAACGCGCGTCCAACCCGAATGCGCGCATGTCGGCCCAGATGATCCAGCAGGATTGGGAAAAGATCGGCATCAAGGCCAATATCGTCAGTTATGAGTGGGGCGAATACATCAAGCGCGCCAAAAATGGCGAGCACGACACGATGATTTACGGCTGGACCGGCGATAACGGTGACCCGGATAACTGGCTCGGCGTGCTCTACAGTTGTGCCGCGGTCAAGGGCAGCAATTACGCCAAATGGTGTAACCCGGCGTACGACAAGCTGGTTCAGCAAGCCAAGCTGAGCAGTGACCGCGAGCAACGCATAAAGTGGTATCAACAGGCGCAAAAAATCCTTAAGGAACAGGTACCTATAACGCCTATTGCGAACTCGACGGTTTTCCAGCCCCTGCGCAAAGAAGTGAAAGATTTCAAGATCAGCCCCTTTGGGCTGACGCCGTTCTATGGCGTGAGTCTAGATAAGTAA